Below is a genomic region from Bacteroidales bacterium.
TTCATTTCGTTTTTTAATCCTGACGGGTCCTAAAGATATCGTCAGGTTAGCCTGGCCCAAAAGACTTGCAGATAAACCCGGAAGGTTGCTGCCGAACCTGAGACCTTCGGGCATCTTGCTGAGACGGGACTCAGAAGCGCCTAATCCGGTATAAATTTTATCGTTTTTAAGGCAATATAGCACGTATTTGTCATGAATACCAATTTTCCATTTACTTATCAAATAAAGAAAAGGCTTTTTAAAGATGGAAATTAAGCAAAAATTTTGATATTTGATACAATTGTTTTATATTTGTACTCGTTAATGAGGCAAAACAATCTTAATTAAAAATATATTGCGGGGTGGTCCCGCTGGAAGCGGGACGTTGGGCTCATATCCGGCAGCCGTCGGACACAAGTTGAAGTACTTTGAAAAAGAGAAAAGAGAATTGCAAAATATATTGCGGGGTGGAGCAGTTGGTAGCTCGTTGGGCTCATAACCCAAAGGTCACAAGTTCGAGTCTTGTCCCCGCTACTAAAAACCCGTCAAGTGACGGGTTTTTTTATTGTCCTGCTTGATTGTAACCTTATTCTACCTCAGATTATTCAATGCCTGGTCGATCATGTTGTTCAGGTCGATTAAATGGTAATATACAACTCCCTCATTGATGGCATTCCTGAAGCCTGCTTCCTCAAAGATAGGGGATGGGTTAATAAGTAAAGGTTTCCTTTTTTGTTTATTTCCTCATCATAAATTCATGAAATCTATTATCTTTGTAGGTTTGGTTTTTTAAGTATCTATTTCATATGGCAGAAAAGGAAAACAATAACAATAAGCCTGGCCTGCTTCAGCGGTTAAAAAACAAGTACCGGCTGATCATCTTTAATGATGATACCTTTGAGGAAGTGTGGTTCATGCGATTGAGCCGTCTTAATCTACTTGCCGTAGTTGGAAGCGGTACCATACTGTTGATTGCACTGGTGAGCCTTCTGATTGCTTACACACCCGTCCGGGAATTCATACCCGGTTATCCCGAGGCCAATGTAAGACGTAAAATGGTAGAGAATTATCAGAAGCTGGATTCGCTCGAAAAGGAGCTTTCTCTGAGATCTCAATATATAGACAATATTTCTACGGTAATGAGCGGAGGGGTACCCGAAAACCCAGCCGAAACATACGATACAACTGTCAATGACCGGAATGTAACTTTTCAAACCTCCCGGGATGACTCGTTGCTTCGTGAACAAATTGAACAGAAGGAAAGATATTCCCTGGCGGTGAATTATCAGGAATCTACCGGAAGGGACTTGTCCCAGATCCATTTTTTTACACCTTGCAAAGGCTTGGTAACGAATTCTTTTAATGCAAGGGAAAATCATTTTGGAACTGACATTGTAGCGGGGGAGAATAATGTGGTGAAAGCAGCCCTGGAAGGTACGGTGACCATGGCCAACTGGACCCTTAAGACCGGATATATCATTCAGATACAACATAAAGACAATCTTTTAACCGTTTATAAGCACAATGCAGAATTGTTGAAACAGGTAGGCGATCATGTAGAAGCAGGTGAAGCCATTGCTGTCATCGGAAATTCCGGTGAATTAAGCAGCGGTCCTCATCTGCATTTTGAGCTTTGGAGAAACGGTACCCCCCTCGATCCGGAAAAATACATCGTTTTTTAAGTAAGAAGGATAAGAATATATTATGCGGGAAAAAAAGCGAATTGCCATTTTGGGCTCAACCGGTTCTATAGGTACGCAAGCTTTGGAGGTTATAAATCAATATCCTCAGCATTTTGACGTTAAGGTATTATCTGCCAAATCCAATGCAGAGCTACTCGCAAAACAGGCCCGTCAGTATGTTCCCGCTTCAGTTGTGGTTGGTGACGAAACAAAATATGAACAGCTCAGAAACGATCTGGCCAATAACCATGTGAATATATATTCCGGCGTGAATGCCCTGGCAGAAATTGTAAAATCGAAGGATATCGATTTGGTATTGATTTCACTTGTAGGTTATGCCGGTTTGCTCCCTACCATCAATGCAATCAAAAGTGGAAAGGAAATTGCCCTGGCCAATAAAGAAACACTGGTTGTGGCAGGCGATTTGGTCAGATCCCTTGCCGGAAAGTATCAGGTGCCAATTTACCCCGTTGATTCTGAACATTCAGCCATCTATCAGTGTTTGGTTGGAGAAGAAAACAATAACGTGGAAAAGATTTATCTTACAGCCTCCGGAGGTCCCTTTCGAGATTTTAGCCGGGAGCAGATGAAACATGTTTCCAAGGAAGATGCGTTGAAGCATCCCAACTGGAGTATGGGTGACAAAATCACCATTGACTCTGCATCTCTTATGAATAAAGGATTGGAGGCAATCGAGGCCCACTGGCTATTCGGGCTGGAACCGGAACAGATTGACGTGGTCATTCATCCTCAGTCGATTATACATTCCGTTGTGCAGTTTGAGGATGGTTCCATGAAGGCACAAATGGGGCTTCCGGATATGAAATTGCCGATTCTTTATGCTTTAACTGC
It encodes:
- a CDS encoding 1-deoxy-D-xylulose-5-phosphate reductoisomerase, producing the protein MREKKRIAILGSTGSIGTQALEVINQYPQHFDVKVLSAKSNAELLAKQARQYVPASVVVGDETKYEQLRNDLANNHVNIYSGVNALAEIVKSKDIDLVLISLVGYAGLLPTINAIKSGKEIALANKETLVVAGDLVRSLAGKYQVPIYPVDSEHSAIYQCLVGEENNNVEKIYLTASGGPFRDFSREQMKHVSKEDALKHPNWSMGDKITIDSASLMNKGLEAIEAHWLFGLEPEQIDVVIHPQSIIHSVVQFEDGSMKAQMGLPDMKLPILYALTAPDRLKSDFKRFNFEDFSRLTFEKPDSERFPSLFLAYESMKAGGNMPCILNAANEIAVEAFLENKIGFLQMSTIVEQTMNKISYIRNPVLEDYIQTDEETRVLARSLISKKVED
- a CDS encoding M23 family metallopeptidase; the protein is MAEKENNNNKPGLLQRLKNKYRLIIFNDDTFEEVWFMRLSRLNLLAVVGSGTILLIALVSLLIAYTPVREFIPGYPEANVRRKMVENYQKLDSLEKELSLRSQYIDNISTVMSGGVPENPAETYDTTVNDRNVTFQTSRDDSLLREQIEQKERYSLAVNYQESTGRDLSQIHFFTPCKGLVTNSFNARENHFGTDIVAGENNVVKAALEGTVTMANWTLKTGYIIQIQHKDNLLTVYKHNAELLKQVGDHVEAGEAIAVIGNSGELSSGPHLHFELWRNGTPLDPEKYIVF